In a single window of the Bacillus rossius redtenbacheri isolate Brsri chromosome 8, Brsri_v3, whole genome shotgun sequence genome:
- the LOC134535015 gene encoding iron-sulfur cluster assembly 1 homolog, mitochondrial isoform X2, which translates to MKIRNCELIRTPSAVNKVKQILANKEDCIGLKVGVRQRGCNGLSYTLDYAFEKGKLDEEVIQDGVRVIIDKKAQLTLLGTEMDYVEDALSAEFVFNNPNIKGTCGCGESFSV; encoded by the exons ATGAAGATCAGGAACTGTGAACTGATTAGG acaccATCGGCTGTGAACAAGGTCAAACAAATCCTCGCCAACAAGGAAGAttgt ATCGGTTTAAAAGTTGGTGTTCGTCAAAGAGGTTGTAATGGTTTGAGTTACACTTTAGACTATGCTTTTGAAAAAGGCAAGTTGGATGAAGAGGTTATTCAAGATG GAGTGCGGGTTATCATAGACAAGAAGGCGCAACTGACGCTGCTGGGGACAGAAATGGACTACGTGGAGGACGCTTTGTCCGCGGAGTTTGTGTTCAACAACCCGAACATCAAAGGAACGTGCGGCTGTGGGGAGAGTTTCTCTGTGTAG
- the LOC134535014 gene encoding mediator of RNA polymerase II transcription subunit 26 isoform X2, translating into MPAVVEIITILERTPITKEALETTRLGKYVNDLRRKTTNEFLAKRAKDLVRRWRDMIQNHAGSSAAAAMSPQTNGASLAGRALSPGLVPRGSPISSSGRGTRSAAVSPATSSEKSTSPGLQSSQLSSASARLSKTVRRVPPESHAPAHARAGLAPVCDPVPKTHAENKRLRKESPTSDGAPPRKMPRPNGQLNVLDKKGLVNTQLDFLGECSRDSFGVDSDPGSNSCEIIATFDKVPEVSVEQTLPKKRGRKKGSTKASAASRNTPSVSVPSVGDDDVKEKIASVARTPKVKTTQELLAGLRAKTCSVPVAEGAVPLSDSKTSLTNCMFSDQSISRYDDVSRNKTEHIAKFLQSQSEVETIDDESSSVEILPCETVDVGCNSKVSAIVEDDDKDVSLGSKKTTSSRPFAQSSSSLPDKESSAVIREEQETLEEIMARLPPLNVDEIDWDDSELDEGRVDDVNRIVTDDQVDRLHSEHLEGVNGTIHNGVLREDDDDRFREWHEMVSKVSYRGDLLHILPYVVID; encoded by the exons ATGCCAGCAGTGGTTGAGATTATCACCATCTTGGAGAGGACACCCATCACAAAAGAGGCTCTGGAG aCAACACGTCTTGGAAAGTATGTCAACGACCTGCGAAGAAAGACAACCAACGAGTTTCTGGCGAAACGAGCAAAAGATTTGGTGCGTCGTTGGCGTGACATGATCCAGAATCACGCTGGCTCGTCTGCGGCGGCAGCGATGAGCCCCCAAACCAACGGAGCGAGCTTGGCCGGCCGAGCGCTCAGCCCAGGGCTGGTTCCCCGAGGTAGTCCCATCTCCAGCAGCGGGCGGGGCACTCGCAGTGCCGCCGTCTCCCCCGCCACGTCCAGCGAGAAGAGCACCAGCCCCGGCCTGCAGTCGAGCCAGCTGTCTTCCGCCAGCGCCCGCTTGTCCAAGACTGTTCGCAGGGTGCCGCCCGAGTCCCACGCGCCAGCGCACGCCCGTGCCGGCCTCGCGCCGGTCTGCGACCCCGTGCCCAAGACGCACGCCGAGAACAAGCGGCTGCGGAAAGAGAGCCCCACGTCCGACGGGGCTCCGCCGAGGAAGATGCCCAGACCTAACGGTCAGTTGAACGTTCTGGACAAGAAAGGACTTGTAAATACTCAACTCGACTTTCTTGGTGAGTGCAGTAGGGACAGTTTTGGAGTGGACAGCGACCCGGGCTCCAACAGTTGCGAGATCATCGCAACCTTTGATAAAGTGCCTGAAGTCAGTGTGGAGCAAACACTTCCTAAGAAGAGAGGCCGCAAGAAGGGCTCCACGAAAGCTTCTGCGGCCTCTCGGAACACACCTTCCGTATCTGTGCCATCGGTGGGGGATGACGACGTCAAGGAAAAGATTGCGTCCGTAGCACGGACTCCGAAAGTGAAAACTACTCAGGAGCTCCTGGCTGGATTACGAGCTAAAACGTGCTCGGTTCCTGTCGCTGAAGGAGCAGTTCCTTTGTCGGACAGTAAAACTAGTCTAACGAACTGTATGTTTTCTGATCAAAGTATTAGTAGGTACGATGATGTGTCTCGTAACAAAACAGAACACATTGCCAAATTTTTACAGTCACAATCTGAGGTGGAAACTATAGACGATGAATCCTCTTCGGTTGAAATTTTGCCTTGTGAAACAGTTGACGTGGGTTGTAACAGTAAGGTTAGTGCAATTGTGGAGGATGATGATAAAGATGTTTCCTTAGGCAGTAAAAAAACTACCTCTTCCAGACCGTTTGCACAATCTAGTAGCAGCCTTCCCGATAAAGAGTCCAGTGCTGTGATTCGCGAGGAACAAGAAACCTTGGAAGAGATCATGGCAAGGCTTCCACCGCTCAATGTCGACGAGATAGACTGGGACGATTCGGAATTGGACGAGGGTAGGGTAGATGATGTGAACAGAATCGTCACGGACGACCAAGTAGATAGGTTACATTCGGAACATCTCGAGGGTGTAAATGGAACCATTCACAACGGTGTGTTGCGAGAAGACGATGACGATCGATTTCGCGAGTGGCATGAAATGGTGTCTAAAGTTTCCTATAGAGGAGATCTTTTACATATACTGCCTTATGTTGTCATCGATTGA
- the LOC134535015 gene encoding iron-sulfur cluster assembly 1 homolog, mitochondrial isoform X1 — protein sequence MASRIVAAATVKAVKMRRPIPSRAALVLTPSAVNKVKQILANKEDCIGLKVGVRQRGCNGLSYTLDYAFEKGKLDEEVIQDGVRVIIDKKAQLTLLGTEMDYVEDALSAEFVFNNPNIKGTCGCGESFSV from the exons ATGGCAAGTCGCATAGTCGCTGCAGCTACTGTAAAAGCTGTGAAAATGAGAAGACCGATTCCTTCGCGGGCAGCACTTGTTTTG acaccATCGGCTGTGAACAAGGTCAAACAAATCCTCGCCAACAAGGAAGAttgt ATCGGTTTAAAAGTTGGTGTTCGTCAAAGAGGTTGTAATGGTTTGAGTTACACTTTAGACTATGCTTTTGAAAAAGGCAAGTTGGATGAAGAGGTTATTCAAGATG GAGTGCGGGTTATCATAGACAAGAAGGCGCAACTGACGCTGCTGGGGACAGAAATGGACTACGTGGAGGACGCTTTGTCCGCGGAGTTTGTGTTCAACAACCCGAACATCAAAGGAACGTGCGGCTGTGGGGAGAGTTTCTCTGTGTAG
- the LOC134535014 gene encoding mediator of RNA polymerase II transcription subunit 26 isoform X1, giving the protein MQHTPSEIKEKLLLALDKDNNVVDMPAVVEIITILERTPITKEALETTRLGKYVNDLRRKTTNEFLAKRAKDLVRRWRDMIQNHAGSSAAAAMSPQTNGASLAGRALSPGLVPRGSPISSSGRGTRSAAVSPATSSEKSTSPGLQSSQLSSASARLSKTVRRVPPESHAPAHARAGLAPVCDPVPKTHAENKRLRKESPTSDGAPPRKMPRPNGQLNVLDKKGLVNTQLDFLGECSRDSFGVDSDPGSNSCEIIATFDKVPEVSVEQTLPKKRGRKKGSTKASAASRNTPSVSVPSVGDDDVKEKIASVARTPKVKTTQELLAGLRAKTCSVPVAEGAVPLSDSKTSLTNCMFSDQSISRYDDVSRNKTEHIAKFLQSQSEVETIDDESSSVEILPCETVDVGCNSKVSAIVEDDDKDVSLGSKKTTSSRPFAQSSSSLPDKESSAVIREEQETLEEIMARLPPLNVDEIDWDDSELDEGRVDDVNRIVTDDQVDRLHSEHLEGVNGTIHNGVLREDDDDRFREWHEMVSKVSYRGDLLHILPYVVID; this is encoded by the exons ATGCAGCACACTCCTTCGGAGATCAAGGAGAAGTTACTTTTGGCACTCGACAAGGACAACAAT GTTGTGGACATGCCAGCAGTGGTTGAGATTATCACCATCTTGGAGAGGACACCCATCACAAAAGAGGCTCTGGAG aCAACACGTCTTGGAAAGTATGTCAACGACCTGCGAAGAAAGACAACCAACGAGTTTCTGGCGAAACGAGCAAAAGATTTGGTGCGTCGTTGGCGTGACATGATCCAGAATCACGCTGGCTCGTCTGCGGCGGCAGCGATGAGCCCCCAAACCAACGGAGCGAGCTTGGCCGGCCGAGCGCTCAGCCCAGGGCTGGTTCCCCGAGGTAGTCCCATCTCCAGCAGCGGGCGGGGCACTCGCAGTGCCGCCGTCTCCCCCGCCACGTCCAGCGAGAAGAGCACCAGCCCCGGCCTGCAGTCGAGCCAGCTGTCTTCCGCCAGCGCCCGCTTGTCCAAGACTGTTCGCAGGGTGCCGCCCGAGTCCCACGCGCCAGCGCACGCCCGTGCCGGCCTCGCGCCGGTCTGCGACCCCGTGCCCAAGACGCACGCCGAGAACAAGCGGCTGCGGAAAGAGAGCCCCACGTCCGACGGGGCTCCGCCGAGGAAGATGCCCAGACCTAACGGTCAGTTGAACGTTCTGGACAAGAAAGGACTTGTAAATACTCAACTCGACTTTCTTGGTGAGTGCAGTAGGGACAGTTTTGGAGTGGACAGCGACCCGGGCTCCAACAGTTGCGAGATCATCGCAACCTTTGATAAAGTGCCTGAAGTCAGTGTGGAGCAAACACTTCCTAAGAAGAGAGGCCGCAAGAAGGGCTCCACGAAAGCTTCTGCGGCCTCTCGGAACACACCTTCCGTATCTGTGCCATCGGTGGGGGATGACGACGTCAAGGAAAAGATTGCGTCCGTAGCACGGACTCCGAAAGTGAAAACTACTCAGGAGCTCCTGGCTGGATTACGAGCTAAAACGTGCTCGGTTCCTGTCGCTGAAGGAGCAGTTCCTTTGTCGGACAGTAAAACTAGTCTAACGAACTGTATGTTTTCTGATCAAAGTATTAGTAGGTACGATGATGTGTCTCGTAACAAAACAGAACACATTGCCAAATTTTTACAGTCACAATCTGAGGTGGAAACTATAGACGATGAATCCTCTTCGGTTGAAATTTTGCCTTGTGAAACAGTTGACGTGGGTTGTAACAGTAAGGTTAGTGCAATTGTGGAGGATGATGATAAAGATGTTTCCTTAGGCAGTAAAAAAACTACCTCTTCCAGACCGTTTGCACAATCTAGTAGCAGCCTTCCCGATAAAGAGTCCAGTGCTGTGATTCGCGAGGAACAAGAAACCTTGGAAGAGATCATGGCAAGGCTTCCACCGCTCAATGTCGACGAGATAGACTGGGACGATTCGGAATTGGACGAGGGTAGGGTAGATGATGTGAACAGAATCGTCACGGACGACCAAGTAGATAGGTTACATTCGGAACATCTCGAGGGTGTAAATGGAACCATTCACAACGGTGTGTTGCGAGAAGACGATGACGATCGATTTCGCGAGTGGCATGAAATGGTGTCTAAAGTTTCCTATAGAGGAGATCTTTTACATATACTGCCTTATGTTGTCATCGATTGA